One Aquarana catesbeiana isolate 2022-GZ linkage group LG04, ASM4218655v1, whole genome shotgun sequence genomic region harbors:
- the OST4 gene encoding dolichyl-diphosphooligosaccharide--protein glycosyltransferase subunit 4, with protein sequence MITDVQLAIFANMLGVSLFLLVVLYHYVAVNNPKKQE encoded by the coding sequence ATGATCACAGACGTGCAACTCGCCATATTCGCCAACATGCTGGGGGTCTCCCTCTTCCTGCTGGTGGTCTTATATCACTACGTGGCTGTCAATAACCCCAAGAAACAGGAATGA